In the genome of Syngnathoides biaculeatus isolate LvHL_M chromosome 14, ASM1980259v1, whole genome shotgun sequence, one region contains:
- the LOC133512356 gene encoding zinc finger C3H1 domain-containing protein isoform X4 — MDAESAGRVQTDDVELEDGEICDDDGEESSAARRGEGRRSRPLRGPRPPYMAHPPADFRHMMAYDVHGAQCGPDRPHAPCPPLPPPPPPPAGLAPMCGGPGPRPSFWERSHGALGRFRHRTVPNGGRGAWNRGTWAGPRPPMGRYGPGENSHNRNESPGRKQKPLGRNLPRRAPAKCGTGAESFEDLLSKYKQIQIELECIRKEESMALEAEVQGAEGNVQVVEPKVQGSEVRAQRAEAKVPGTKKGPAQAVPLPQESAQIRAQNKKSFQAFNIKPLRVKLFTPPSLDTKAEEERKAMQAEPEAPAADEVAEAYVCCGKDAKDDCKTPGGESSASSDDVFICLDELDSQVEEEDLSELQLRLVALQSASRKWHQKEQQAMKKSREPAAAVAAAKPRPADRRTRTRSKPQDRERDKAKPGPRERPKTVARTPSDRSRGKSTGPASAGKQAVRKRQLRTWKLQRKHDDDDEWHKREDEIRKIRDLSNQDEQYKRFMKLVGGKMHSSPKVRGGEARKSSTGRTGPDGAGNLYQYDNYDEVAMETDSEPGSPARPPLTAEDPAASFPLPPLYETPFAACAPPPPPPLPPPTSDPTPPPKPPFADEEEEEEMLLRETCLMSMASKRVVTAEQEPFWSGPPSPSAAPPAGLEQPARGNLSAVSLNTMTTQRGNKFTRGGASRAPLLLPRHKSVVVSLNESDDSDSDLEVAAQGMFGGLEFMIKEARRTAEVNATKSKGASEKENNPMRTPDALPEAKKAEYRFLREELASREKQKASHPDAGSAAAVDPAVPSPGSEAERRLLKQRELLSRDETLLKNLLQQQLKKSESLKAAESKAARLREQTQAAEKIVLANKTLLKKIQEQVRRVEHRVSIKKTLAARLEQELLWTRKATGREPKRKAGAVHKPARKLQRVDAANHFAALMAQKQRLQQLESEYAQKIQQLKEAQALRNKAAPTERRLKPVSLPDPKVSLTGSPGPPQPSLHDLTQDVLVLESEDAPEADDLEPERPETQIAAPEAAYPRPRRRSFRRSDATKPNLEQPSSAPAPVPVGPPAAKPVESSEDGPVAAGPDLEALRRQHRQRPGLAELVLEELTGLGEPHKTEEEANVPKSTKVKLKVKMLTADAEASPSACWPNGLVPLRPYRSPLLVFKSYRFSPYYRTKEKLSLSSATYSNAIRPQRCFCRFDLTGTCNDDGCSWQHVRSCALTGNLLFQDVLSYNLSLIGCSDASSDGQVGSAAEKYMSKLLGPHRGGMAADQTAVFLVSKVNESRRHVPPFTTWKGKRKWRPSALSEQNADGDCEEDASGEERPSRTSDVHVSRLDACVTSEDKRYFLSDTDDICKLESGVSDNPGDTQLWIKLAFKYLRQDDTPPSECLEAALNTLSRALEHNCDHPEVWTHYLTLFSRRGHRDEVQEMCQMAVEHAPHRSVWWNYLSLASTFEGKDSVCERLLHFLRAEAACGSVSEERSFQLLEAVLYRVHLNVFTGRSEAALAIFRDALKDAGHHGIAERLRPGHRALAWLAYIHLKEFGRLPAALYDPLESGPSGLVGADPFLLPWRSASDVRTPHEELIGLFEEGVRRCGDDSLSPSERTLACLPLHTNFLFLHRLLGRFEEAVSSCEVLLEACPTSCVLQDVLCELLVRSGKADGAAASWLAALAKCPDDAEVFYHCCRFLMAQDKWSVVTPLFRGFVSSLCDGESAHVAPVHILRSVLGLPTDGAQLSAVARKDLEDRLHRQRSFLHLLHCRWHWLHGSTEDALDAFERALGSAVSRHELHRLWTDYLRYCSVRAAERLPDLVLRCLGTVPARLEVPFDSTHFWTSYRFHNEVVALYLSCVDASQHAALLERLHYTMPANVALALRLMRQEAHEGNLEHVRFQARMLTASAPKCLPAWNIAIAAETELKQPTEVRRSQVSDANAILTHVSVILNIPEFSSGRRRTGARRPRRRITRGTNANLDIYQGGKARRLPFVPVATSCSSSSFACVRRLAALCNKPSRTFRSALTCGNGCCSWRRASAARAQRIAWAAC, encoded by the exons ATGGACGCAGAGTCGGCGGGTCGGGTCCAGACGGACGACGTCGAGCTAGAAGACGGGGAAATTTGCGACGATGACGGCGAGGAGAGCTCCGCCGCCcggcggggggaggggaggaGAAGCAGGCCTCTGCGGGGTCCGAGGCCGCCCTACATGGCCCACCCTCCGGCGGACTTTCGCCACATGATGGCCTATGACGTCCACGGAGCCCAGTGCGGACCGGACCGACCGCACGCTCCCTGCCCTcccctgccgccgccgccgcccccgccggcCGGGCTCGCTCCGATGTGCGGGGGGCCCGGTCCGCGGCCCAGTTTTTGGGAGCGGAGCCACGGCGCTCTGGGGAGGTTCAGACACCGAACCGTACCGAACGGAGGACGGGGGGCCTGGAACCGGGGAACCTGGGCCGGCCCCAGACCCCCCATGGGTCGGTACGGGCCCGGAGAGAACAGTCACAACCGGAACGAGTCTCCCGGCAGGAAAC AGAAGCCGCTCGGAAGGAATCTGCCAAGAAGAGCGCCGGCGAAGTGCGGCACTGGCGCCGAGTCCTTCGAGGATCTGCTGTCCAAGTACAAGCAGATCCAGATCGAGCTGGAGTGCATCCGCAAGGAGGAGAGCATGGCGCTGGAAGCTGAGGTGCAGGGAGCGGAGGGCAATGTTCAAGTGGTGGAGCCCAAGGTGCAGGGGTCAGAGGTCAGGGCTCAGAGGGCGGAGGCCAAGGTTCCGGGGACGAAAAAGGGTCCCGCGCAAGCCGTCCCGCTGCCCCAGGAGTCCGCCCAGATTCGGGCACAGAACAAGAAAAGTTTCCAGGCGTTCAACATCAAACCCCTGCGTGTCAAACTCTTCACGCCGCCCAGCCTGGACACGAAAGCCGAGGAGGAGCGAAAAG CGATGCAGGCGGAGCCGGAGGCCCCGGCGGCAGACGAGGTCGCGGAGGCGTACGTTTGTTGCGGCAAGGACGCAAAGGATGACTGCAAAACCCCCGGCGGGGAGTCGTCCGCCTCCAGCGACGACGTCTTCATCTGTCTCGATGAG CTGGACTcgcaggtggaggaggaggacctgTCGGAGCTCCAACTGCGTCTGGTCGCCCTGCAGTCGGCCAGCAGGAAGTggcaccagaaggagcagcaggCGATGAAGAAGAGCAGAGaaccggcggcggcggtggccgCCGCCAAGCCCAGGCCCGCCGACCGCAGGACCAGAACCAGGTCCAAGCCTCAGGACAGGGAGCGAGACAAGGCCAAGCCCGGGCCCAGAGAGCGGCCCAAGACCGTGGCTAGAACTCCTTCGGACAGAAGCAGAGGCAAGAGCACGGGCCCAG CCTCGGCGGGCAAACAGGCGGTGAGGAAACGGCAGCTGCGCACGTGGAAGCTTCAGCGGAagcacgacgacgacgacgaatgGCATAAACGAGAGGACGAAATCCGCAAGATCCGCGATCTGTCCAACCAGGACGAGCAGTACAAGCGCTTCATGAAGCTGGTGGGCGGCAAGATGCACAGCTCCCCCAAG GTCAGGGGTGGAGAGGCGAGAAAGTCGTCCACCGGTAGGACGGGCCCGGACGGCGCAGGAAACCTCTACCAGTACGACAACTACGACGAGGTTGCCATGGAGACGGACAGTGAACCCGGTTCCCCAG CACGTCCTCCTCTAACCGCAGAAGACCCGGCGGCGTCTTTCCCTCTGCCCCCGCTTTACGAGACG CCCTTCGCCGCCTGCGCCCCTCCCCCGCCGCCTCCCTTGCCCCCTCCGACCAGCGATCCGACGCCCCCTCCCAAGCCGCCGTTTGctgacgaggaagaggaggaggaaatgcTGCTCAGGGAGACCTGCCTCATGTCCATGGCCAGCAAGCGGGTGGTGACCGCAGAG CAGGAGCCGTTCTGGAGCGGTCCCCCGTCCCCGAGCGCGGCGCCCCCCGCTGGCTTAGAGCAGCCCGCCAGAGGAAACCTTAGCGCCGTCAGCCTCAACACCATGACGACGCAGCGTGGCAACAAGTTCACGCGAGGAGGAGCTTCCAGGGCGCCGCTGTTG cTGCCACGTCACAAGTCAGTGGTGGTGTCTCTGAACGAGTCGGACGACAGCGACTCGGACTTGGAAGTCGCGGCGCAGGGGATGTTCGGCGGCCTGGAGTTCATGATCAAGGAAGCCCGAAGGACGGCAGAGGTCAACGCCACAAAGTCCAAAGGCGCGTCAGAGAAGGAGAACAATCCGATGCGGACCCCCGATGCTTTGCCCGAGGCCAAGAAGGCCGAGTACCGCTTCCTCAGGGAGGAGCTCGCCAG CAGGGAAAAGCAGAAGGCGTCCCACCCCGACGCCGGTTCGGCGGCCGCCGTCGACCCCGCCGTCCCGTCCCCGGGGAGCGAAGCCGAGCGCAGGCTGCTGAAGCAAAG AGAGTTGCTCTCGCGAGACGAGACGCTGCTGAAGAACCTCCTGCAGCAGCAGCTGAAGAAGTCCGAGTCGCTCAAGGCGGCCGAGTCCAAGGCGGCCAGGCTGAGGGAACAGACGCAGGCTGCCGAGAAGATCGTGCTGGCCAACAAGACGCTCCTCAAGAAGATTCAGGAGCAG GTGCGCCGCGTGGAGCACCGCGTGTCCATCAAGAAGACGCTGGCGGCCCGCTTGGAGCAAGAGCTGCTTTGGACTCGGAAGGCGACGGGGAGAGAACCCAAACGGAAAGCCGGAGCTGTCCACAAGCCG GCCAGGAAGCTTCAGCGGGTGGATGCCGCCAATCACTTTGCAGCACTGATGGCTCAGAAGCAGCGTCTGCAGCAACTGGAGTCCGAATACGCTCAGAAGATCCAGCAGCTGAAGGAGGCCCAGGCCCTGCGCAACAAAGCGGCGCCGACCGAGCGGCGTCTCAAACCGGTCTCGCTTCCTGACCCCAAAGTTTCCCTTACGGGGTCCCCGGGACCGCCTCAGCCCTCCCTGCACGACCTCACCCAAGACGTCCTGGTGCTGGAGAGCGAGGACGCCCCCGAAGCGGACGATCTTGAGCCGGAGCGCCCCGAGACGCAGATCGCCGCCCCCGAAGCGGCGTACCCTCGCCCTCGGCGCCGCTCCTTCCGCCGCTCCGACGCCACCAAACCCAACCTGGAACAGCCGAgctccgcccccgcccccgtccCCGTAGGTCCGCCCGCCGCCAAACCAGTCGAAAGCTCTGAGGACGGACCTGTCGCCGCGGGTCCGGATTTGGAAGCGCTGAGGCGCCAGCATCGACAGCGGCCCGGGCTGGCAGAGCTGGTCCTGGAGGAGCTGACTGGACTGGGGGAGCCACACAAAACGGAGGAAGAGGCGAACGTGCCCAAAAGCACCAAG GTGAAGTTGAAGGTGAAGATGCTCACAGCGGACGCGGAAGCAAGTCCAAGCGCGTGCTGGCCCAACGGGCTGGTTCCTTTAAGGCCTTACCGCAGTCCTCTGCTGGTCTTCAAATCTTACAG GTTCAGCCCGTACTACCGGACCAAGGAGAAGTTGTCCCTGAGCTCGGCCACCTACAGCAACGCCATCCGGCCCCAACGCTGCTTCTGTCGCTTCGACCTGACGGGGACGTGCAACGACGACGGCTGCTCATG GCAGCACGTCAGGAGCTGCGCGCTGACGGGGAATCTCCTCTTCCAGGATGTTCTGTCGTACAACTTGTCTCTGATCGGCTGCTCGGACGCCAGCTCTGACGGCCAAGTCGGCTCCGCCGCAG AAAAATACATGAGCAAGCTGTTGGGTCCGCACAGAGGCGGAATGGCGGCAGACCAGACGGCCGTCTTCCTGGTCAGCAAAGTCAACGAGAGCCGTCGTCACG TGCCGCCCTTCACCACCTGGAAGGGCAAAAGGAAATGGAGGCCATCGGCGCTGAGCGAGCAGAACGCCGACGGGGACTGCGAGGAGGACGCGTCGGGGGAGGAGCGGCCGTCCAGAACCTCAG ACGTGCACGTGAGCCGGTTGGACGCGTGCGTGACGTCTGAGGACAAGCGTTACTTCCTCAGCGACACGGACGACATCTGCAAGCTGGAGAGCGGCGTGTCGGACAACCCCGGAGACACGCAGCTGTGGATCAAGCTGGCTTTCAAATACCTCCGCCAAGACGACAC GCCGCCGAGCGAGTGTTTGGAGGCGGCCCTCAACACGCTGTCTCGCGCGCTGGAGCACAACTGCGACCACCCCGAAGTGTGGACGCACTATCTGACGCTCTTCTCCCGCCGAGGACACCGCGACGAAGTGCAGGAGATGTGCCAGATGGCCGTGGAGCACGCGCCCCACCGCAGCGTCTGGTGGAAC TATCTGAGCTTGGCGAGCACGTTTGAGGGGAAGGACTCCGTCTGCGAGCGTCTCCTCCACTTCCTGCGGGCCGAGGCGGCGTGCGGGTCCGTGTCCGAGGAGCGCTCCTTCCAGCTTTTGGAGGCTGTGCTTTACCGCGTCCACTTGAACGTCTTCACGGGCCGCTCGGAAGCCGCCCTCGCCATCTTCCGG gacGCCTTGAAGGACGCCGGCCATCACGGCATCGCCGAGCGGCTCCGACCGGGCCACCGGGCGCTGGCCTGGTTAGCGTACATCCACCTGAAGGAGTTCGGCCGCCTCCCGGCCGCCCTGTACGACCCGCTGGAGTCGGGCCCGTCCGGGCTGGTCGGCGCCGACCCGTTTCTGTTGCCCTGGCGGTCGGCCAGCGACGTCCGAACGCCGCACGAGGAGCTCATCGGGCTTTTCGAAG AGGGCGTCCGCCGGTGCGGTGACGATTCTTTGAGTCCGAGCGAGAGGACATTGGCGTGCCTGCCGCTGCATACCAACTTCCTGTTCCTGCACAGGCTGTTGGGCAG GTTTGAGGAGGCCGTGTCGTCATGCGAGGTGCTGTTGGAGGCGTGTCCCACGTCGTGCGTCCTGCAAGACGTCCTGTGCGAGCTCCTCGTGCGCTCGGGGAAAGCGGACGGCGCCGCCGCCTCTTGGCTCGCCGCGCTGGCCAAGTGTCCCGACGACGCCGAAGTTTTCTACCACTGCTGCCGCTTCCTCATGGCTCAG GACAAGTGGAGCGTCGTCACGCCGCTCTTCCGAGGATTCGTCTCGTCTTTGTGCGACGGGGAAAGCGCTCACGTGGCGCCCGTCCACATCCTGCG GAGCGTGCTGGGTCTCCCGACAGACGGCGCGCAGTTGTCGGCCGTCGCGAGGAAGGATCTGGAAGATCGGCTTCATCGTCAGCGCTCCTTCCTGCACCTGCTTCACTG TCGGTGGCACTGGCTGCACGGGTCCACGGAAGACGCGCTGGACGCCTTCGAGAGGGCGCTGGGCTCAGCCGTGAGCCGCCACGAGCTTCACCGCCTCTGGACGGA CTACCTCCGCTACTGCAGCGTGCGAGCGGCCGAGCGTCTGCCCGACTTGGTCCTCCGCTGTCTGGGCACGGTGCCCGCCCGGCTGGAGGTGCCCTTTGACTCCACCCACTTCTGGACGTCTTACCGCTTCCACAACGAG GTGGTGGCGCTCTACCTCAGCTGCGTGGACGCGTCTCAGCACGCGGCGCTCCTGGAAAGGCTGCACTACACGATGCCGGCCAACGTCGCCCTGGCGCTCAG GCTGATGCGGCAGGAGGCCCACGAAGGAAACTTGGAGCACGTTCGATTCCAGGCCAGGATGTTGACCGCCAGCGCCCCCAAGTGTTTGCCAGCTTGGAACAT AGCCATCGCCGCGGAGACGGAGCTTAAGCAACCGACAGAGGTGAGGCGCTCACAAGTCAGCGATGCTAATGCGATACTAACACATGTCTCAGTCATCTTGAACATCCCAGAATTTTCCTCTGGGCGGCGACGGACAGGAGCCCGGCGTCCGCGGCGTCGTATAACGCGCGGTACAAATGCTAACCTTGACATTTATCAGGGCGGGAAAGCGCGGCGGCTCCCGTTTGTGCCGGTCGCCACTTCCTGCTCTTCCTCCTCGTTTGCTTGTGTTCGTAGGCTCGCCGCGTTGTGCAACAAGCCCTCCAGAACCTTCCGCTCTGCGCTCACCTGTGGAAACGG CTGCTGCAGTTGGAGGCGTGCGTCGGCGGCGCGGGCGCAGCGGATCGCGTGGGCCGCGTGCTGA